TTTTGGGCAGGGCGGTCAGCAGCTGGGTTTCAGCATCATAAACGTCCTGAAGTTGATCCAGAAAAGCCTTTTCAAAACCCTGTGATTGAGAGTGCAGTCCTTTACCATTCTGGTTAAAGCTCATCTTCATACCTCCTGGAATGGGATGACGTGTTTTTCCTGCAGCCGACATGCTGCATGGGCCAGAGCAATTGAAAAAGAAAGTGTGGTGTAAAAGGGGCAGGTCCGCAGAAAAAACCGCTTGAGTGAAAAGACATCTGCTGTTGAACGTCTGCTTTTCACTGCCAGAACCATCTTAAGTTGACCTTTAACCAGAGTTGTCGTGGTTTGCTACAAAGCTTCCCTCAAACCTTGATCGAATCTTGATCAGACGAACATGCATCCCACATGTTTACGCCAGGGCTTCATTCTGGATGGTTTTTGCATCTTCAACTTCCAGAATCCGGTACCCATAAGCATTGATCACCTGCGTGGGACCATCCTGATACTGGATTTTTTTGCCTTCATACTCGTGGATGTGGCCGTGCACCATGTATCTGGGCTGATGCTGGTGCATGAAGTGCGTCAGGTCCGGGCATCCCCGGTGGGCGTAATCCGAGCCTGCATGCTCTCCGAGGGGGGGAGCATGGGTCAGGAAGATGTCGAGTTTGCGGATGCGTTTCATTTTCATCTGCATGCCCAGACGCCACATGCCCACTTTCGCCTGCCAGGGGGTGTAATGGCCGTGATCGCTTTCCCGGTACCGGGGCACTCCACCCCAGCCTGCAATGGTGAGGCCTGCCACCTCCACCACCCGACCATGCACGTTCTCCACCCCTCCGGGGGGCACCAGTTCGTGCTGGTCGTTGAGGGTGAACTCATCCCGGTGGTTTCCTGGAATGTACAGCACGGGCACAGGCAGTGTGGAGGCCAGAAATTCCAGGTAATAGGCGGGAAGATCACCTGCGGCCAGCACCAGATCCACCTCGGGCATGCCCTGGGGAAACCCTTCCCGGTAGACAAAAGGATGGACATGGTCCGCCAGCAACAAAATCCGCTTCATGTGTTCGAGGTATTATAAGCGCTTCCACGGGGGCGAGGTGGTGATGCTTTAAACAAATGCCGAGGGCGCAGAGCCGAGGGCCGAGGGCAATAGAAGCGGATGCTTCAGCTGAAGGGTAGAGCTTGAGAAGCCAGAGCAAGGGTTTTCGAGATTCAGTCAGATCAGGTCTTGATGCCCTCGGCCCCTGGCATCGGTCTAAACCCGGCTGAACTCCCAGCGGTTCTCCCGCACCTCCTGTTTCACCTGTCCGGCTTCCAGCAGTTCTGCGAGGTGGGCACTGACCACACTGCGGTTCAGCAGCACAGAGGCAGGATTGTGCATGTGGATGCCCAGGAGGGTGCAGGTGTGCTGCAACACCTCATCGATGGTGGAGGGCTGTTCCAGTGACTGCAACACAGCGTCCGTGGTGCTCTGGAAGCTCTGCAGGTTCATTTCACACAGGTGCTGAAGGTCACGGCTGGGGTTGCCATGACCGGGAAGGGTGATTTCGATGCCTTCCAGCCCTTTAAGGGTGCGCACACTGTCCTTCTGTGCTTTTGAATCCACGCAGTAGGTCAGCGGGTGCTTCTGCAGCACCTCCTCACCGAACAGGGCATCTGCAGCAAACAGCACACTCCCCATCCTGACCGCATACATCTCGCAGGCGTGGCCCGGCACGGAGATGAGTTCCAGCGGAATTCCGGCAATCTGGGTGAGGCCCGTCTGAGGAATGGACACGGCAGGACTGGCCTTGCCCATCAGAAATTTGCCCTGCAGTTCCTTGATGGGCCGTGCTCCGAACAGGTACAGCGGTTCCAGAATCGGATGCTGGATGATCGCCGATTCCAGCGGAGGGGCAAAAACCTCAATTTCCGGGTGCCTCTGCAGGATCAGGTGGTTCCCGCCGTAATGGTCCGCATGGGAATGGGTGTTCAGAATGGCTGCCGGAGTCAGGTCCCAGCTCTGCAGGGCCTTCAGCAGTTTTCTGGCATGGTCGCTGTCCAGTCCGGTGTCAATGATCAGGCACTTGCCATAAACGTCCTCGATGATCCCGATGTTGACGCCACCCGGAAAATAATGGATGCCGGGCTCCAGGGTGATCAGGTCAGGCATAACGGTCCTCCATGAGTTCTCGTGCGGTCATGCGCTGCACCTGCATGTCCCGGTGGTACGGGTGAATCTCGCGGGAAGGCAACTCCATCACCACAAAACGGTCGCTGTGGAAGCCCCCGAGGTCCAGAAAATACGCATCATCTTCCAGAAGGATCGGATGGGAAAAGGGTGTGTGCCCGTGCACACTGTAGAACACATTGTCTGGAAGGGGTTGCAGCTCGTGCAGGGTCGGTCTGTCCCAGATGTGGTGGTCCCCGATGATCTGGTTTTTGCCCTCCGGGGTGGTGCCAAAACGGGGTCTGGCGGCATGGGCGATCAGGGCGTGGTGGTGCACCGTGTAATCCAGCGCATTTTCACGAATCCATTCCAGGTCGTCTTCAAGTTCTGTGCCCCGGAAATCCTTTTCGCGTTGCAGGCCATAACTGCGCAGGGTGGACAGCCCACCATTGGCAATCCAGATGTAAAAGACCTCGGTGCTGCCGTCCAGGATGCCTTTGATGGCGAGGTCCTCATGGTTGCCCATGCACAACTCGGCCCGGCGAAAATCCACGAGGGCCCGCACCTTCTGCACCACACTGGCAGAATCCGGCCCCCGATCCATCAGGTCTCCCAGAAAAACATAATGGTGCTCTGGAAAAGTTTCGACCACCCACTTCAGGTGATGCAGGTTGCCATGAAGGTCAGGAACGACCAGAATCTTGTCTCTGTGCATGATGACTCCTGATCGGATGGTTTGGAGTCAATCATACGCCCCGGACCTCCCTGATTCCAGTCATGATCGCTGCAATGGGCAGAAGGCAGAAGGCAGAAGGCAGAAGGCAGAAGGCAGAAGGCAGATGTAGGGGCGTAGCGTGCCAGCAAAACATGGATGGTGTTTTGCGCATTGGGCACAAGAGGCGTGCTACGCCCTGTTGGCAGAAAGGTTGACCTTATGGCCCCTGCACGGTCAGGCTGAACTGGTCAAAGAGGCTGGACCTCAAGAGGTCCTGCACCTCCTCCAGGGTGACCTTCTGGATGGCCTGCACGGCCTCCTCGGTGCTCAGGTAATGCCCGGTGTAGAGGTGTTCCAGACCCAGGTGGAACAGGCGGTTGTAGGGGGTCTCGAAGCGCAGGGCGGACTGCAGGGCCAGTTTGTTGCGGGCACGGGAAAGCTCGGCCTCACTGAGGTTTTCGCGGGCTTCTTCAATCACTTTGCGGAACACCTGAAGGGCTTCTTTCGCTTTTCTGGGGTGGGTCGAGATGAAGGCTTCGAGGTAGCCGATGCCGTCTCCATCCACATGGCTGAAGGTGGCCTCGTCGGCCAGACCGACATGCACCAGGGCCCAGTGCAGTCGGCTGTTTTCCCCTCCCAGCAACTCTGCAAGCACATTCATGGGGATGCGTTTTTCATGGGTGGCCGCGAGGCCGCATCCCATCAGGGCCATGCTGGTGCGGTTCAGCTGTTTTTCCCTGAGGGTTTTTGTTTCAAAAGTGGGTTTGAACTCCGGGTATTTGCGGTGCACCTCGCGGGGGGTCCAGCGTGCGGTTTCATCTGCAAGCTGTGACACCACCTGATCCCAGTCGAACGCTCCGGTCACGGCAAAAATCAGGTTGTTGGGGGCGTACAGGGTCTGGAAGTACTCCCGCATGGCGTCCACCTGCAGGTTGCCCACGGTCTCCGGGGTGCCCAGCACGCTGCGGCCCAGGGGATGTGCCCCCCAGAAATGTTCTCTGGCAGCATCAAACAGGCGGGTGATGGGGTCATCCTGGTACATCTGGATTTCTTCCAGAATCACCTGTTTTTCCACCTCGAAATCCTCAGGTCGGAATGCGGGTTTCAGCAGTTCGGTGAGGAGGTGCTGCAGGGCACTGGAGTGCTCTTTCAGCACTGCCGCGTGGTACACCGTCACTTCTTCGCTGGTGAAAGCGTTGTAGTTTGCCCCCAGCGCATCGAACTGGTGGTTGATCTGCTGGGCGCTCATTGTCTCGGAGCCCTTGAAGAGCATGTGCTCCAGAAAGTGAGACACCCCGTTCAGTTCGAGGGGTTCATCTCTGGAGCCTGCACGGGCCAGGAAGCCCATTGCCACACTGAGGGCTTCTGGATTTTTCTCTCCGATGACTTTCAGGCCGTTTGGCAGGGTGGTTTCAAGAAACATGCAGGGCCTCCTGTCCGAGGGTGAAAAGCCCCAGAAGTTCCGGGGTCCAGCCTTCCAGCGTGGCCTGCACCTGCTCAAGGGTGACTTTTTCCACGCACTGCTGGATCTCTTTCAGTGAGCGCACATGCCCCAGACGCCACAGGTCACGGGCCATCTGGGCAGCACGGGAACGGGAGTTCTCGCCGCTCATGATCAGGTCGCTCAGGACCCCGGTGCGGGCGTGCTGCAGTTCTGCTGCGGAAATGCCGTTCTTCAGGCCAGCGATGACCTCCAGGGTCACCTGCAGGGTTTCCCGGGCTTTCCCAGGCGAACTCGAAGCGTAGGTCTGCAGGTAGGCCACATCCCGGATCACCTGAATGCCCGCATGCACCCCGTACACCAGTCCCCGTTTTTCACGCACCTCGTCAAAGAGGCGGCTGGAGGAACCTCCCGAGAGCACATTCACGGCCAGCATGAAGGCGTACCATTCGGGATCACTGGGTCTGAACGCCGGGTGGGCCAGCAGAATGTGGGTTTGCTGGGTGGGGCTGGGCTGGTGCATTTGAAAAGGGGGATTCAGGTGGGCTGTGGGAAATTCAGGAGCAGCTGCCTGCCAGTCCCCAAAGATGGAATTCACGGTGTCCAGCAGCCTTTCCCAGTCCAGAGGCCCCACCACCGTCAGCACCGCCCCTTCCAGAGACAGGCGACCTGCATGTTTGACAGCATCCCGATGGCGGATGCTTTTGAGGCTTTCCGGGGTGCCACTGGCGTAATGCCCGTAGCCTTTCCCGAGCAGGGCTTCCCGGAAGAGCAGCTGGGCCTGGTCTGCAGGAGAGTCCTGCATGGTCTCCAGATCCGCCAGGGCCAGGGCTTTCAGGCTGCGCAGTTCACTGGCCTGCAGCTGCGGTTCGCGCAGAACCACACCCAGCAGGTGCAGCACCGCCTCAAGGTGCTCGGGCAGGCAGGAGGTCTTGAACGGCATGTGCTCGCTGCTCACTCCACCACTGCCGCGTCCGGTGGACAGGTCATCCAGGCGGTTGAGGAGGTCCTGGGCAGAGTAAGGGCCTGCCCCCCGAAAAATCCACTCGGCCACCAGGGCACTGAGGCCCGCTTTGCCTTCCGGGTCCAGGGCGCTGCCAAAAGGCAGGTGCAATTCCAGGCTTACGCCGAGGGTGGAACGCTCTTCCAGAGCAAGTCGAAAACCATTGTTGAACCTGTGGGTATGAATGCCATTCACTGACTTTCAAGTTTACAGTTTACAGTTCACAGTTCACAGTTGGGGGGGCACAGTTGGGTGGGGGAGACCAGAGCGCCTGAGATGAGAGTGCTCTTTCGGTGGCTGTCAGCTTTCAGCATCAATGCACATGCCTGCTTTCATCGAAGCAAAGAGACGGATGCTTTTCAATACAGTTCAAACCTTCTGGTGTTCTGCTGCGAAAGCACAAGGTGAGCTTTGGCTGATGGCTGATCGCTGACCGCTCAGCTTCTGCCTGTGAGCCTCACCAGCAACCCTGCAATCTGGGCAGGCCCTTCTTCCTCTGTTCGGCAGGCCACACCCAGTTCCAGTTCTCCCAGATCAGGGATGGGGCGGGTCGTGAGTCCTGGTGGCAGATTCTCCACCATGAACGAGGAGGTGAGCCACAGACCGGTTCCCTGTTCCACCATGGCCTCTGCAGTCTCAGCCTGGCTGGGTTCATAGGCGATTTCAGGATGGATGCCCAGACCGTGTAAAGCTTCCAGTGCAGGATGGGGTGCAGATGCTGGTTGTGCCAGCAGCAGGAGAGGTTCACTGCGCAGGCTCTGGGGGGGCACGGTGGCTTCAGAGGCCAGAGCATGGGTTTCTGGAAGGACCACCACCCAGTGACCTGTTTTGAGGGTCTGGCAGGCCAGGGTGTCATCCTGCAACTGGGTCAGGAGCCCGACGGCCACATCAATCTCCCTGTTCAGAAGGGCTTCTCGCAAGTCCTGTTCAGGAAGGCTGGTGCGAGAGAGGTTCTGCCCGGACTGGGTCAGCAGCATCGCCAGCAAAGGAGACAGAAAAGGCTCCATCTCTGGTGCATGGTACCCCAGTCGGACCTGTTCCTGCATGGCCTCTCCCACCTCCTGCACCTGCTGGAACAGCTGCAGGGTGTCTTTCATGAGCTGGCTTGCTCCGCGCAGCAGCAGGTCCCCGGCAGGGGTGAGCTCCATCTGGTGGGGGTTGCGGACCAGCAAGCTCACCCCGAGCATCTCCTCAAGGGTACGGACCTGTTCACTGAGGTCCCACTCGCTCAGGGCGACCTTCTGGGCAGCCCTGGAAAAATGCAGTTCTTCTGCAACGGCAATGAAGTAACGCAGGTGTTGCAGCTTCAGGCGATCAAGCATGGGAACATGCTAGACCGAGATGGACGGGTGTTGTGTGGGAAATGGAGGGTTTACAGTTCACAGTGGTGAGTGGAGGGTCTTTGCATTAAAAAAGAAGCCAGAACGGCTCTGGCTTCTCTGAATTTCGCTGTCTACTGTAAACTGTGAACTTCATCTGACGGCATGGCCGTGCAGCCTGCCTGATCTCCCATTTCAGGAGATCACCACTTTGTTCTTCCCGGTGCTCTTGGCGTCCCGCATGGCTTCCATGGCGAGGCGCAGCAGGTTCTCGGGTTCGTCGGTCTGGGCGGTGCAGGAGATGCCTGCGCTGACCGTCACCACCAGGTTGGGGGCGATGCTGGTCCAGTCATAGGCTTCCACGGCATTGCGCACCTTCTCGCAGGTCTGGTAGGCCGCGAGGTCCACGGTGTTCAGCATGACCGCCACGAGTTCCTCACTGCCGTAACGGGCCAGGATCGCCGCCGGGCCGATTTCTTCCTTGAGGATGTTGGTGAAGGCCTTGATCACATCATCCCCGATCTCGTAGGAGTAGCTCTCGTTGATGGTGCGCAGGTTGTCAATGTCGAAGGCCGCGAGGCTCAGGTAGGTGTTGGTCCGCTGGGACTTCTCGATCAGGAAGGGAAGCTGCTGGTCGATGTAGCGGCGGTTGTACAGGCTGGTCATGGCGTCGCGGGTGTTGGCGTCGATCTGGCCGCGCACGTCGGTGACTTCCTGGCGGGAACGGGCCTCGAGTTCCTTGTTGCGGGTTTCAAGCTGCTTGACCTTGTCCTGCAGAGTCTCGATCTGCGCCAGGCTGGAGTCCTGCAGTCTGGCGTAACCCCACTGGGACCAGCCGGAGATGGGAAGTTTGCTGCTGGCATCCGACCATTCCAGCGAGACATTTTCGTTGGAGAAGTTCTTGATGTTGACTTCGCTGCGCTCCACATTGCGTGGACCGGGCAGTTCGGTGCGTGGGGGGTGCCCCATGGTCATGGAGGCGGGCATTCCGGTGATGCGCTCAGCTTCACGGTTCCAGTAGGCAATGTTGCCTTCATTGTCGGTGGCGACCACCGCCAGAGGCAGGGACTGCAGCAGCAGTTTGATGCGGTATTCGGCGTCGCTGACCTGACGCTGGGCTTTTTCAAGCTGCTCCTGCAGGGCTTCGAGGTCACTGGCAGGTGCGGAAGCAGCAGGTGTTGCGGTGCTGGCTGCAGGGGCACTGGTGGGGGTCTGTGCAGGGGCAGCTCCACTTTCATCGAAGGAGATGGTCTGGGACAGTTCAAGCTGCTGTTTGGCCCGGTTGCTGTCGCCCATCAGCTCGAAGACCATGCTCAGTTGCAGGTGGGCCTGCGAGGTGAAGTCCTCGTTTTTCTGGTCGCGGGCAAGGTACAGGGCACGCTGGGTGTATTCCAGCGCCACATCGGCACGTTTTTTGTTGATGTGCACGCGGCCCAGACCCATGAAGGCACTGTAGGCGGCTTCCCACACTTGCGGGTTGGCCTGACCGTTGTAGTTCAGGCGCAGGCTCTCGCTGTAATAGCGGGTGGAGGAATCGTAGTGCTGCAGGTCCGCGAGGGCGGAACCCAGAATGCTCAGGGCCTCTGCGGTGTAGGCATCCAGACCGTTGTCGTGCAGGGTGCGGATCAGGTGCTCGCTGTAGCGCATGGGGTTGGGCACGGCATCTGCATAGGCAGACTGCAGGGCATCTAAGGCCTTGGTCTGGCCTTGCAGCAGGTTCTCCAGGCGGCGGTCAAAGCGCGGGGTGGCCTTGGTTTTGGGGGCTGCACCTGCATCCTGGTTCACCCGGTCAATTTCCGACAGGTGGTAGGCTGCGCGTTTCTCGTCTCCCATCTGCCTGAAGATTTCATGCAGAAGCTGGTGGGTCTGGGCGGTGCGGGCAGTGTCCTTGTTGTCTCTGGCGAGGAACAGGCCACGCTGTGCGTACTCCAGTGCCACATCGGTGCGGTTCTGTTTGAGGTTCAGGTACCCGAGCGACATGAAGGTCTGGTGCGCCACAGGCCAGTCCTTGGGGTTGGCTCCACTGGTGTAGTTCAGGCGCAGGCTCTCGCTGTAGTAGCGGGGAGCGAGGTCCTCGCGGGACTCTCCGACCACCATGCCGAGGGTCAGGAAGTACCGTGCCCCCTGGTCCTGCAGGCCGTTGTCCTGCATCACTTTCAGGGCATGCTCGATGAACACCAGGGGAGACTGGAAGGCCTCTCCGAACTGGGCAGCCAGAGTGCGATTGGCCGCCTCATGGCGGAGCACATCGGCCAGGCGGTCATCGTAGGGGACGCTGGGGGCACTGGGCTCTTCTTCCCGCTGCATGGGAAGCGAAGCCTGCTGCGTGTACATCATCGACTCGGCGAGGTGGAAGGTGGCCCTCTCCTCGTTCCCGAGGCTCTCGAAGATGTCCGAAAGCTGGTAGTGCGCCAGGGATTTGTACTGCATCACGCCGTTGTGGTCTGCGAGCATCAGGGCTTTCTGGGTGAATTCCAGGGCAGCTTCGGTCTGCTTCAGTTCCAGACACACCCGGCCCAGTTCACGGAACGCCTCGAAAGCCAGTTGCCAGTTTTGCGGCTCACCCTTCTGGTAGTTGCGCCCGAGGCTTTCACGGAAGTACCGCTGGGCCACCTGGGGGTGACCGGAGTCCACCATCACGAAACCCAGGGCGTTCAGCCAGGCGATGGACTGCTGCCCCTGACCGTGCTGTTCCAGAGCCTGCAGGCTCCGCTGGATGTAGGCAGGTGGGTCTGCGAGGGCCTGACCGAAGTTCTCCTTGACCAGAGACACCAGGTTCGGGTGCTCCCCTTCGCTGAGCACATCCTCCAGCATCGGGTGGTAATCCAGACTGGCGGTCATGGTGGCCAGGGAAGGTGCCGGGGGCTGCCCGTCTGCGGTGCGACCTGAAGCTTCCAGGTACCTGCGGGCACGGTCCTGGTTGCCCATCTTCACGAAAAGCTGGTACAGCAGGTAATTGGTGTCCGAGAGGCGCGACTGGTCGCTGCGGGCCTGGGCCAGTTGCAGGGCACGCTGGGTGAAATCCAGCGCCACGTCCGTGCGGTCCTTGCGCAGGTAACTGACCCCAAGGTCGTGAAGGCTCTGAAAAGCCACCTCGTAGGAGACGGGTTCTGGACCGATGAAGTTGCGTTTCAGGCTTTCGGTGAAATAACGGATCGCGGCATCCAGATGACCATGTTCCAGCATCACTTCGCCCAGACGCTGGAAGACACCGCCTCCCTGGGCAGCCAGGCCCGTCTGGTCCAGCACTTCCTGCACGTGGGTGGCGTAAGCTGCCACGTTGCTGGCGGCTTCTGGATAGCGGGACCTGAGGGCTTCAGCCGCATTGGTTTGGTTGTTGAGGAGCTGCCTGAGTCGGCTGTCAAACTCCGAGGGGTACTGTTCCATGCGTGTGATGTCTCCTGGGTGATCCTGATTCGTGCGGCATGCGGCCTGGGTGATCCTGGAGGGAGCGCTTCTGCACTGCCCTGGAGTCCCCGTGCTTTTCCAGACCTCTGAGGGTATTCTAGCAATTTTTTCTGCGGTGCACAGGACTTCTTTCCGTTCTGGCATCGTTACAGATCATTTACTTCTGGTCTGGATTTTCGCCCGCTTGCGGTAGTGTTTGCCAAACCGCTGCACATCCTTGAACCCTCTGGCATTGAGCTGGTAGTAGGTGAGTTTCCCCTGCCGCTGTGGGGCCACCAGACCCGCCTGGGCCAGCAGTTTCAGGTGGTGGCTGATGGTGGGCTGTGACAGGCCCAGCAGGTCCTGCAGGTCAGCACTGCACACCCCAGTGGGGCTTTTCAGGCGTTCAGGGTCCGGCTCGGCCAGGAACATCACGATGCGCAGCCGGTAAGGATCGGACAGGGCTTTAAAAACGCTGCTGACTTGCTCCATGGTGCCTCATCAGGTGCAGAAAACCGCCCGCGTGTCTCTGCGCGGGCGGTGGGAAATCACTTGCGACCAAAGCCACCGGAGGGCGGAGTGGGCGGGGTCTGGGTGCCACGTCCCAGGCTGGTGGGTTGCTGGGTGGGTGCAGACATGCCACGACCAAAGCCAGCAGGTTGCTGGGGCTGGGCAGCCGCAGCAGCAGCTCCAGGGACCTGGGGGAGGGTGACACTGTCACTTTTGAGCAGACGGTTGTACTCCTTGGCATCAACAGCACGCTCGTTGCCCATTTCCTCGGTGATCACACCACGCTTGGCGAGGCTTGCCAGGCAGGCGTCCATGGTGACCATGCCGGACTGCATGCTGGTCTGCATGATGCTGGTGATCTGGAAGCTTTTCCCTTCGCGGATCAATGCACGGATGGCCGGGTTGGCAA
This DNA window, taken from Deinococcus cellulosilyticus NBRC 106333 = KACC 11606, encodes the following:
- a CDS encoding diguanylate cyclase, coding for MEQYPSEFDSRLRQLLNNQTNAAEALRSRYPEAASNVAAYATHVQEVLDQTGLAAQGGGVFQRLGEVMLEHGHLDAAIRYFTESLKRNFIGPEPVSYEVAFQSLHDLGVSYLRKDRTDVALDFTQRALQLAQARSDQSRLSDTNYLLYQLFVKMGNQDRARRYLEASGRTADGQPPAPSLATMTASLDYHPMLEDVLSEGEHPNLVSLVKENFGQALADPPAYIQRSLQALEQHGQGQQSIAWLNALGFVMVDSGHPQVAQRYFRESLGRNYQKGEPQNWQLAFEAFRELGRVCLELKQTEAALEFTQKALMLADHNGVMQYKSLAHYQLSDIFESLGNEERATFHLAESMMYTQQASLPMQREEEPSAPSVPYDDRLADVLRHEAANRTLAAQFGEAFQSPLVFIEHALKVMQDNGLQDQGARYFLTLGMVVGESREDLAPRYYSESLRLNYTSGANPKDWPVAHQTFMSLGYLNLKQNRTDVALEYAQRGLFLARDNKDTARTAQTHQLLHEIFRQMGDEKRAAYHLSEIDRVNQDAGAAPKTKATPRFDRRLENLLQGQTKALDALQSAYADAVPNPMRYSEHLIRTLHDNGLDAYTAEALSILGSALADLQHYDSSTRYYSESLRLNYNGQANPQVWEAAYSAFMGLGRVHINKKRADVALEYTQRALYLARDQKNEDFTSQAHLQLSMVFELMGDSNRAKQQLELSQTISFDESGAAPAQTPTSAPAASTATPAASAPASDLEALQEQLEKAQRQVSDAEYRIKLLLQSLPLAVVATDNEGNIAYWNREAERITGMPASMTMGHPPRTELPGPRNVERSEVNIKNFSNENVSLEWSDASSKLPISGWSQWGYARLQDSSLAQIETLQDKVKQLETRNKELEARSRQEVTDVRGQIDANTRDAMTSLYNRRYIDQQLPFLIEKSQRTNTYLSLAAFDIDNLRTINESYSYEIGDDVIKAFTNILKEEIGPAAILARYGSEELVAVMLNTVDLAAYQTCEKVRNAVEAYDWTSIAPNLVVTVSAGISCTAQTDEPENLLRLAMEAMRDAKSTGKNKVVIS
- a CDS encoding metallophosphoesterase → MHRDKILVVPDLHGNLHHLKWVVETFPEHHYVFLGDLMDRGPDSASVVQKVRALVDFRRAELCMGNHEDLAIKGILDGSTEVFYIWIANGGLSTLRSYGLQREKDFRGTELEDDLEWIRENALDYTVHHHALIAHAARPRFGTTPEGKNQIIGDHHIWDRPTLHELQPLPDNVFYSVHGHTPFSHPILLEDDAYFLDLGGFHSDRFVVMELPSREIHPYHRDMQVQRMTARELMEDRYA
- a CDS encoding metallophosphoesterase family protein, which codes for MKRILLLADHVHPFVYREGFPQGMPEVDLVLAAGDLPAYYLEFLASTLPVPVLYIPGNHRDEFTLNDQHELVPPGGVENVHGRVVEVAGLTIAGWGGVPRYRESDHGHYTPWQAKVGMWRLGMQMKMKRIRKLDIFLTHAPPLGEHAGSDYAHRGCPDLTHFMHQHQPRYMVHGHIHEYEGKKIQYQDGPTQVINAYGYRILEVEDAKTIQNEALA
- a CDS encoding M16 family metallopeptidase, with the protein product MFLETTLPNGLKVIGEKNPEALSVAMGFLARAGSRDEPLELNGVSHFLEHMLFKGSETMSAQQINHQFDALGANYNAFTSEEVTVYHAAVLKEHSSALQHLLTELLKPAFRPEDFEVEKQVILEEIQMYQDDPITRLFDAAREHFWGAHPLGRSVLGTPETVGNLQVDAMREYFQTLYAPNNLIFAVTGAFDWDQVVSQLADETARWTPREVHRKYPEFKPTFETKTLREKQLNRTSMALMGCGLAATHEKRIPMNVLAELLGGENSRLHWALVHVGLADEATFSHVDGDGIGYLEAFISTHPRKAKEALQVFRKVIEEARENLSEAELSRARNKLALQSALRFETPYNRLFHLGLEHLYTGHYLSTEEAVQAIQKVTLEEVQDLLRSSLFDQFSLTVQGP
- a CDS encoding MBL fold metallo-hydrolase, with translation MPDLITLEPGIHYFPGGVNIGIIEDVYGKCLIIDTGLDSDHARKLLKALQSWDLTPAAILNTHSHADHYGGNHLILQRHPEIEVFAPPLESAIIQHPILEPLYLFGARPIKELQGKFLMGKASPAVSIPQTGLTQIAGIPLELISVPGHACEMYAVRMGSVLFAADALFGEEVLQKHPLTYCVDSKAQKDSVRTLKGLEGIEITLPGHGNPSRDLQHLCEMNLQSFQSTTDAVLQSLEQPSTIDEVLQHTCTLLGIHMHNPASVLLNRSVVSAHLAELLEAGQVKQEVRENRWEFSRV
- a CDS encoding M16 family metallopeptidase; translation: MNGIHTHRFNNGFRLALEERSTLGVSLELHLPFGSALDPEGKAGLSALVAEWIFRGAGPYSAQDLLNRLDDLSTGRGSGGVSSEHMPFKTSCLPEHLEAVLHLLGVVLREPQLQASELRSLKALALADLETMQDSPADQAQLLFREALLGKGYGHYASGTPESLKSIRHRDAVKHAGRLSLEGAVLTVVGPLDWERLLDTVNSIFGDWQAAAPEFPTAHLNPPFQMHQPSPTQQTHILLAHPAFRPSDPEWYAFMLAVNVLSGGSSSRLFDEVREKRGLVYGVHAGIQVIRDVAYLQTYASSSPGKARETLQVTLEVIAGLKNGISAAELQHARTGVLSDLIMSGENSRSRAAQMARDLWRLGHVRSLKEIQQCVEKVTLEQVQATLEGWTPELLGLFTLGQEALHVS
- a CDS encoding ArsR/SmtB family transcription factor, which gives rise to MEQVSSVFKALSDPYRLRIVMFLAEPDPERLKSPTGVCSADLQDLLGLSQPTISHHLKLLAQAGLVAPQRQGKLTYYQLNARGFKDVQRFGKHYRKRAKIQTRSK
- a CDS encoding LysR substrate-binding domain-containing protein, which codes for MLDRLKLQHLRYFIAVAEELHFSRAAQKVALSEWDLSEQVRTLEEMLGVSLLVRNPHQMELTPAGDLLLRGASQLMKDTLQLFQQVQEVGEAMQEQVRLGYHAPEMEPFLSPLLAMLLTQSGQNLSRTSLPEQDLREALLNREIDVAVGLLTQLQDDTLACQTLKTGHWVVVLPETHALASEATVPPQSLRSEPLLLLAQPASAPHPALEALHGLGIHPEIAYEPSQAETAEAMVEQGTGLWLTSSFMVENLPPGLTTRPIPDLGELELGVACRTEEEGPAQIAGLLVRLTGRS